CGGCTGCGCCTGGTAGGCCAGCCCCATCAGGTTGTTGGGCCCCCGCGAGATCCCGTTGCCCGCCAGCACGTCCATCCCGTCGTTCACCAGGTCACGCTGCAATTCGGTGGTGTTGTACTTCATAATGGCCGATACCACACCCGGCTTCTCTCCCCGGTCCACCGCGCCATTCGTGTACGTCCGTGCGGCATCCATGATGTACGTATACCCGGCAATGCGCGCCAGCGGCTCCTCGATGCCCTCAAACTTCCCAATCGAAAGGCCGAACTGCTCGCGCACGGCGGCATGGGCTCCGGCGGTCCGGGTGACGAATTTGCCCCCACCCACGGCCTGTGCCGGCAGCATGATGCCCCGGCCGGCCGAGAGCGCGTCCATCAGCATGGCCCAGCCTTCGCCCGCTCCTTCCTCCCCTCCAATGATGGCGTCCAGGGGCAGCACCACGTCCTCCCCTTCCGTCGGGCAGTTGAAGAACGCCACGCCGAGGGGATCGTGGCGGCGCCCCAGCCTCACCCCCGGCGTGTCCGTGGGCACGAGCGCACAGGTGATGCCCAGGTCTTCGCCTTTGCCCAGGTGGTTCTCGGGGTCGTGCAGCTTGAACGCCAGGCCGAGCACCCCGGAAATGGCGGCCAGCGAAATGTAGCGTTTCTCCCAGTTGAGGCGCAGCTTCAGCTCCCCGTTCTCGTCCTCAAACACCTCCCCGGTGGACTCCATCGCCCCCGCGTCCGACCCCGCGTTCGGTTCCGTGAGGGCAAACGAGGGCAGGATCTCGCCACGTGCCAGCTGCGGCAGGTAGTGGTCCTGCTGCTCGTCGGTGCCGTAGTGGAGCAGCAACTCGCCGGGGCCCAGGGAGTTGGGCACCATCACCGTAATGGAAAGGGGGACGGAGTGCCCGCCCAGTTTCTGTACCACCGCACTCCGGGCGGCGACGGAGAAACCCTTCCCGCCATACTCCTCCGGAATGATGAGCCCGAAGAACCCGTTCTCCTTCAGGTGGTCCCACGTCTCGGCCGACAGATCACCGCGCTGGTGAACCCGCCAGTCATCGACCATCTCGCACACCTCCTCGCACGGCCCGTCCAAAAACGCCTGCTCTTCGTCGGAGAGCTCCGGGTAGAGCTGATCAAGGGTCTTTTCGAAGTCGGGCTTTCCGGAGAACAGCTCCCCCTCCATCCACACGGTTCCGGCGTCGATGGCCGTCTGCTCGGTCTCCGAGATGGTCGGCAGGAACTGAAGCGCTTCCATCAATCTCATGACGCCCACGGACACCTGACGCCGGAGTGGGCCGACATTGAAAACGGCCACGAGGACCCCGTATGGGATCCAGACCCACAGCGACGCGCCTCCCCCGTAGAGC
This is a stretch of genomic DNA from Salinibacter grassmerensis. It encodes these proteins:
- a CDS encoding acyl-CoA dehydrogenase — encoded protein: MTLPLFDLFAGMPTVGVVGGILLVLLVLGYTGAPLWSWALAGAVGLYGGGASLWVWIPYGVLVAVFNVGPLRRQVSVGVMRLMEALQFLPTISETEQTAIDAGTVWMEGELFSGKPDFEKTLDQLYPELSDEEQAFLDGPCEEVCEMVDDWRVHQRGDLSAETWDHLKENGFFGLIIPEEYGGKGFSVAARSAVVQKLGGHSVPLSITVMVPNSLGPGELLLHYGTDEQQDHYLPQLARGEILPSFALTEPNAGSDAGAMESTGEVFEDENGELKLRLNWEKRYISLAAISGVLGLAFKLHDPENHLGKGEDLGITCALVPTDTPGVRLGRRHDPLGVAFFNCPTEGEDVVLPLDAIIGGEEGAGEGWAMLMDALSAGRGIMLPAQAVGGGKFVTRTAGAHAAVREQFGLSIGKFEGIEEPLARIAGYTYIMDAARTYTNGAVDRGEKPGVVSAIMKYNTTELQRDLVNDGMDVLAGNGISRGPNNLMGLAYQAQPISITVEGANILTRTMMIFGQGAIRCHPYALDEIEALMEGDVDAFDDAFWRHIGHVVRNGFRAVGLSLTRGRLASSPVDGPAAPYYRKMAWASASFAFFADLAMGSLGGMLKRKEKITGRFADVLSWMYLGTAVLTRFEKEGRPEDQEAFLHWSMQYAFAQIQEAFDGLFENVKVPGLTWLLRGVVAPWSRLNTIGEMPGDDLGGTLARAIQEKEGAREWLTEDLYVPDDTDQPLGELEHAFHLSRDAYHVGQKIKEAIRAGHLPKRRPHQLLDEAVEHDVITEEERDLVRRADEARERYIQVDAFDLEEYRQRRMLPGRPADRGALDSSIVEGLERDVTDVEVTAEDVEGAAPRPRGDGAPDAADGDESETADPSGAHEPA